In Actinomyces radicidentis, one genomic interval encodes:
- a CDS encoding peptidoglycan-binding domain-containing protein, producing MNATAAAAQTQKIALPLPEGRAVLTRAGVETGSSLDSGQVAAWVNDRPVITLRGSFPLYRDLGPGDSGSDVTLVQQALADLGYRITPDGTFGPTTARCLTALYKAVGASAPTRAVQDPSADTVALAQPTDAASTVATAAAATPAAPSSEVYLPLSEVLVLFSTPVTVTGVPGVGTVLSADNASLTTSQGGVSLKASVTGPVALRVKNGMTGTAQVGSTSLDVTVTDVAQAAQADAAAHATTSTDGTDTAADSAGSGVNVTLAPSSGDVPADWAGRSDVLVTLDLTDPLTDVLTVPQRAIATAADGSSSVLAIDADGTTHQVKVTQLACVSGTCAIADPKADTGVAEGTQVRVDR from the coding sequence TTGAACGCGACGGCGGCGGCCGCGCAGACCCAGAAGATCGCCCTGCCCCTTCCCGAGGGGCGGGCGGTCCTCACCCGAGCCGGTGTGGAGACCGGTTCCTCCCTGGACAGTGGCCAGGTGGCGGCGTGGGTCAACGACCGCCCCGTCATCACGCTTCGGGGCTCCTTCCCCTTGTACCGGGATCTGGGTCCGGGCGACAGTGGCAGTGACGTCACCTTGGTGCAGCAGGCGCTGGCGGACCTGGGATACCGCATCACCCCCGACGGCACGTTCGGCCCTACCACGGCGCGGTGCCTGACGGCCCTGTACAAGGCTGTCGGCGCCAGCGCCCCCACACGCGCCGTCCAGGACCCGAGTGCAGACACCGTGGCCCTGGCGCAGCCCACCGACGCCGCCTCCACCGTAGCGACAGCGGCCGCCGCGACCCCGGCTGCCCCGAGCAGCGAGGTCTACCTGCCGCTCAGCGAGGTCCTGGTGCTGTTCTCCACCCCGGTGACCGTCACCGGCGTGCCCGGAGTGGGAACCGTCCTGAGCGCGGACAACGCGAGCCTGACGACCTCCCAGGGCGGCGTGAGCCTGAAGGCCTCCGTCACGGGCCCCGTGGCACTTCGCGTCAAGAACGGCATGACCGGCACCGCCCAGGTCGGTTCCACCTCCCTGGACGTCACGGTCACCGACGTCGCCCAGGCTGCGCAGGCCGACGCGGCAGCCCATGCCACCACCTCCACCGACGGCACGGACACCGCGGCGGACAGCGCCGGCTCGGGTGTGAACGTGACGCTGGCCCCCAGCAGCGGGGACGTGCCGGCCGACTGGGCGGGGCGCAGCGACGTCCTGGTCACCCTGGACCTGACCGACCCGCTCACGGACGTCCTGACCGTCCCCCAACGAGCGATCGCCACCGCAGCGGACGGAAGCTCCTCCGTGCTCGCCATCGACGCCGACGGCACCACCCACCAGGTCAAGGTCACCCAGCTCGCCTGCGTGTCGGGGACCTGCGCGATCGCCGACCCGAAGGCCGACACGGGCGTCGCCGAGGGGACCCAGGTGCGGGTGGACCGCTGA
- a CDS encoding IS256 family transposase gives MTHHQSALSALIGELLADPEASRDEMFRRLLAAGLQDLIDAEAEAVIGASRYERTPDRITRRNGTRSKTVATTAGEVDLAIPKLRRGSFFPSLLSPRRRVDKALYAVIATAWVEGVSTRKVDDLVKALGCESGISKSQVSRICADIDQTVGAFLNRPLDHTWFPYLYLDATYLDVRVGHRVVSQATVVAVGVSAAGRREILGMAVGDSESTDFWTSFLRSLRERGLAVCGPSRPEGVALVVSDSHAGLKAAVKAILPGAAWQRCRVHFARNITSRLGSARSKPVNALISTVFAQTSPQAVRATYHQVTDSLRGTFPDIADMLEAAEADLTAFAAFPTEHWKKIWSNNPIERVNAEIKRRADVVQVFPNPDSVTRLIGAVLLEQHEQWQYGERRYLSQTSMQRLTHTLTNDTQPLPLTA, from the coding sequence ATGACCCACCATCAGTCTGCCTTGTCCGCCTTGATCGGGGAACTCCTGGCCGACCCTGAGGCCTCACGCGACGAGATGTTCCGCCGTCTGCTGGCCGCCGGACTGCAGGACCTCATCGACGCCGAAGCCGAAGCGGTGATCGGCGCCTCCCGCTACGAGCGCACCCCGGATCGCATCACGCGCCGCAATGGGACGCGCTCCAAGACGGTGGCGACCACTGCCGGGGAGGTCGACCTGGCCATCCCCAAGCTGCGCCGGGGTTCCTTCTTCCCGTCCCTGCTGTCCCCGCGCAGGAGGGTCGACAAGGCCCTGTACGCGGTGATCGCCACCGCCTGGGTCGAGGGGGTCTCCACCCGCAAGGTCGATGACCTGGTCAAGGCCCTGGGCTGCGAGTCCGGCATCTCCAAGTCCCAGGTCTCACGGATCTGCGCCGACATCGACCAGACGGTCGGTGCCTTCCTGAACCGGCCTCTGGACCACACCTGGTTCCCCTACCTCTACCTGGACGCCACCTACCTCGACGTGCGCGTCGGACACCGCGTCGTCTCCCAGGCCACCGTCGTCGCGGTAGGGGTCTCCGCCGCCGGGCGCCGCGAGATCCTGGGCATGGCCGTGGGCGACAGCGAGTCCACCGACTTCTGGACCAGCTTCCTGCGCTCCCTGCGCGAGCGGGGCCTGGCCGTGTGCGGGCCCTCCCGGCCCGAGGGTGTCGCCTTGGTCGTGTCCGACTCCCACGCCGGCCTGAAGGCCGCCGTCAAGGCGATCCTGCCCGGCGCGGCCTGGCAGCGCTGCCGCGTGCACTTCGCCCGCAACATCACCTCCCGCCTGGGATCAGCACGCTCCAAGCCCGTCAACGCCCTCATCTCCACGGTGTTCGCCCAGACCAGCCCCCAGGCCGTGCGCGCCACCTACCACCAGGTCACCGACTCCCTGAGAGGCACCTTCCCGGACATCGCCGACATGCTCGAGGCCGCCGAGGCTGACCTGACCGCGTTCGCCGCCTTCCCCACCGAGCACTGGAAGAAGATCTGGTCCAACAACCCCATCGAACGCGTCAACGCCGAGATCAAGCGCCGCGCCGACGTCGTCCAGGTCTTCCCCAACCCAGACTCCGTGACCCGCCTCATCGGCGCCGTCCTGCTCGAGCAGCACGAGCAGTGGCAGTACGGCGAACGCCGCTACCTGTCCCAGACCTCCATGCAACGACTCACCCACACCCTCACCAACGACACCCAACCCCTGCCCCTGACCGCCTGA
- a CDS encoding DUF4956 domain-containing protein — MTLTALAHVGLDLVALAILIGALYVPRHSRRDLMAAYIGVNVGVLAVTLLLATASVGAGLGLGLFGVLSIIRLRSTELAQHEVAYFFAALALGLLGGLEAGTAPTAVLMGLLLVALWIGDHPRILRLNRHQVIMLDRAIADEAALTAHLETLLGARVQSLEVQRLDLVNDTTLVDVRYQLHALPGQAPADDAREARPGAAPVALPAQSPRLHPVSPAEAWSAPQDARAADRDAVLAGH, encoded by the coding sequence ATGACGCTCACCGCCCTCGCCCACGTCGGGCTCGACCTGGTCGCCCTCGCCATCCTCATCGGCGCCCTCTACGTGCCGCGGCACTCGCGTCGCGACCTCATGGCGGCCTACATCGGCGTCAACGTCGGCGTCCTCGCCGTCACCCTCCTCCTCGCCACCGCCTCCGTGGGCGCGGGACTGGGCCTCGGCCTCTTCGGCGTCCTGTCGATCATCCGCCTGCGCTCCACCGAGCTGGCCCAGCACGAGGTCGCCTACTTCTTCGCCGCCCTCGCCCTCGGGCTCCTCGGGGGCCTCGAGGCCGGAACCGCCCCGACCGCCGTCCTCATGGGCCTGCTCCTTGTGGCCCTCTGGATCGGCGACCACCCGCGCATCCTGCGCCTCAACCGCCACCAGGTCATCATGCTCGACCGCGCCATCGCCGACGAGGCCGCCCTCACCGCCCACCTCGAGACCCTCCTCGGCGCCCGCGTCCAGTCCCTCGAGGTCCAGCGGCTCGACCTCGTCAACGACACCACCCTCGTCGACGTCCGCTACCAGCTCCACGCCCTGCCCGGTCAGGCCCCCGCCGACGACGCCCGCGAGGCCCGCCCCGGCGCCGCACCCGTCGCGCTCCCGGCCCAGTCGCCTCGGCTCCACCCCGTCTCGCCCGCCGAGGCGTGGTCGGCGCCCCAGGACGCCCGCGCCGCCGACCGCGACGCCGTCCTCGCCGGGCACTGA
- a CDS encoding ATP-binding cassette domain-containing protein — MTTLCLDDVGRTYPGEVPVLALAGVSLHVTQGEYLAIEGPSGSGKSTLLNQIGLLDTPTTGQYTIDGQDTTDLSDAARARLRSQTIAFIFQSFHLLDSRTVLDNVALGTLYRGLPQRRRRELAHEALEFVGLAHKEWQRASRLSGGERQRIAIARAIASGAPVVLADEPTGNLDRATGTQVMDTLERLNKRGTTLIVVTHDPDVATRAHRRLHVLDGHVTETTQPTSPTPSADTAVLATEPPAPEGRPSRLRPPDGLIDAWRGLWSKRSRAAALIASVTLGVGLALTTAGLSTTAQAQVSGLFDAQRNQRVALTSPALTEDANNVAVTQAVSEDSLTRLDDIAGVQGALVAANHGQVVASTTPTSLELARSQGATPHDLLGLVAGRVPAGLLTVDTQGASLTALGDRDVLVGSQTAADLNLGPLQAEPVIWIDGEPHRVVGIITEAGLQVGLLSSLVVSEKDAAALAPIQWATADLRVQPGAAAQVAGQAPVAWIPSQPGQVAVDAPPDPRGLRDTIETNVATMLMTLTGVTLLAAVLSLTNAMTTAVYERAGEFGLRRAIGGRRVHVTALVLVESLIVGLVGGILGAYTSVLAILAVTLARGWQPVLDPRLLPLGLAGGILVGMLGGALATWRASRIEPSDALRA, encoded by the coding sequence ATGACGACCCTCTGTCTCGACGACGTCGGACGCACCTACCCCGGAGAGGTGCCCGTTCTGGCACTGGCCGGCGTGAGCCTGCACGTCACCCAGGGCGAGTACCTGGCCATCGAGGGCCCCTCCGGGTCGGGCAAGTCCACCCTGCTCAACCAGATCGGCCTCCTGGACACCCCCACCACCGGCCAGTACACGATCGACGGGCAAGACACCACCGACCTGTCGGACGCGGCGCGGGCCCGACTGCGCTCACAGACGATCGCCTTCATCTTCCAGTCCTTCCACCTGCTCGACTCCCGCACCGTCCTCGACAACGTCGCCCTGGGGACCCTCTACCGGGGCCTGCCTCAGCGACGGCGCCGCGAGCTCGCCCACGAGGCCCTCGAGTTCGTCGGGCTGGCCCACAAGGAGTGGCAGCGCGCCTCACGCCTGTCCGGAGGTGAGCGCCAACGCATCGCCATCGCCCGCGCCATCGCCTCGGGCGCCCCCGTCGTCCTCGCCGACGAGCCCACCGGCAACCTCGACCGCGCCACCGGCACCCAGGTCATGGACACCCTCGAGCGCCTCAACAAACGCGGCACCACCCTCATCGTCGTCACCCACGACCCCGACGTCGCCACCCGCGCCCACCGCCGCCTCCACGTCCTGGACGGACACGTCACCGAGACCACCCAGCCCACCAGCCCCACCCCGAGCGCCGACACCGCGGTCCTGGCCACCGAGCCGCCCGCACCCGAGGGGCGCCCCTCGCGCCTACGCCCGCCTGACGGGCTCATCGACGCATGGCGGGGCCTGTGGTCCAAACGATCCCGGGCCGCAGCCCTCATCGCCTCGGTCACGCTGGGCGTGGGCCTGGCCCTGACCACCGCCGGCCTGTCCACGACAGCCCAGGCGCAGGTCTCCGGGCTCTTCGACGCACAACGCAACCAACGCGTCGCCCTGACCAGCCCCGCCCTGACCGAGGACGCCAACAACGTCGCAGTCACCCAGGCCGTCTCCGAGGACTCCCTGACCAGGCTCGACGACATCGCAGGTGTCCAAGGAGCCCTCGTCGCCGCCAACCACGGACAGGTCGTCGCCTCCACCACCCCCACCTCCCTCGAGCTCGCCCGCTCCCAGGGAGCCACACCCCACGACCTGCTCGGTCTGGTCGCCGGCCGCGTCCCAGCCGGCCTGCTCACCGTCGACACCCAAGGAGCCTCACTGACCGCCCTGGGCGACCGTGACGTCCTCGTCGGCTCCCAGACCGCCGCCGACCTCAACCTCGGCCCTCTCCAGGCCGAGCCGGTCATCTGGATCGACGGCGAGCCCCACCGGGTCGTCGGGATCATCACCGAGGCCGGCCTGCAGGTCGGGCTCCTCAGCTCCCTGGTCGTCTCCGAGAAGGACGCCGCCGCCCTGGCACCCATCCAGTGGGCCACCGCCGACCTGCGCGTCCAGCCCGGTGCCGCCGCCCAGGTCGCCGGCCAGGCACCCGTCGCATGGATCCCCTCCCAACCCGGCCAGGTCGCCGTCGACGCACCACCGGACCCCCGCGGACTGCGCGACACCATCGAGACCAACGTCGCCACCATGCTCATGACCCTGACCGGCGTCACCCTGCTCGCGGCTGTCCTGTCCCTGACCAACGCCATGACGACCGCCGTGTACGAGCGCGCCGGAGAGTTCGGCCTGCGCCGCGCGATCGGAGGTCGCCGCGTGCACGTCACGGCCCTTGTCCTGGTCGAGAGCCTCATCGTCGGACTCGTCGGCGGAATCCTCGGCGCCTACACCTCCGTCCTCGCCATCCTTGCCGTCACCCTCGCACGCGGCTGGCAACCAGTCCTCGACCCCAGACTCCTACCCCTAGGCCTAGCCGGAGGCATCCTCGTCGGGATGCTCGGCGGAGCCCTGGCCACCTGGCGAGCCTCCCGCATCGAGCCCTCAGACGCGCTGCGTGCATGA
- a CDS encoding carbohydrate-binding domain-containing protein: protein MKNPLKHLSRSGRTAPGTRKRAGGAVATLAAIALVAGCGTASASGSASSASSSATSSSSSDAWTTITSEVASASTGATVSDITSANADTSDATGASTDEENSGSWDTSSATTITLDGDSVEVSGSDADSVTVDGTTVTITGGGTFVVSGTLDDGELVVNASDADVHVVLNGASITNADGASITNADGAAIDVQDAGTAVVVLADGTENTLADGETYSDASDDAPTAALSSSDDLTITGTGELTVTGSSNDGISSKNGLVIQGDTTITVTAADDGIVGKDYLLVSGGTITADAQGDGLKSSEDDDETKGFVQLGEATITITAGDDGVQATTDVTVDGTTLDVTAGGGQENASTTEQGPGGMGGGQNDSSSSSTDSSSSDDTSKPKGIDAGVSYTQDSGTVTLDAADEGIQSAFINVGGGTLDIASGDDGINATNSDYTIEGYDNAGSEDDDGAYVTITGGEVQIDNASSDGIDSNGSAKISGGEIAIIGTYGSPDGSVDVNGDLSAAGTNITGTVAEGDTISVSSSDGSSWDLTSAISGSSFTILGLTSDTTYTVSTTSGGSTSVTAAEVTVSGGGMGGGQGGPGQQYQSGQSGTDGADSSSSSSTSDTNS, encoded by the coding sequence ATGAAGAACCCCCTCAAGCACCTCAGCCGCTCCGGGCGCACCGCACCGGGTACCCGCAAGCGCGCCGGCGGCGCCGTCGCGACCCTCGCCGCCATCGCCCTGGTCGCCGGCTGCGGCACCGCGTCGGCCTCCGGCTCCGCCAGCAGCGCCTCCTCGAGCGCCACGTCCTCCAGCTCCTCGGACGCCTGGACGACCATCACGAGCGAGGTCGCCTCGGCCTCCACCGGCGCCACGGTCTCAGACATCACCTCCGCCAACGCGGACACCTCCGACGCCACCGGCGCCTCCACCGACGAGGAGAACTCCGGCTCCTGGGACACCTCGAGCGCTACGACGATCACGCTCGACGGGGACTCCGTCGAGGTCTCCGGCTCCGACGCGGACTCCGTGACCGTGGACGGCACGACCGTCACCATCACCGGCGGCGGCACCTTCGTCGTCTCCGGCACCCTCGACGACGGCGAGCTCGTCGTCAACGCCTCCGACGCCGACGTCCACGTCGTCCTCAACGGCGCCTCCATCACCAACGCCGACGGCGCCTCCATCACCAACGCCGACGGCGCCGCGATCGACGTCCAGGACGCCGGCACCGCCGTCGTCGTCCTCGCGGACGGCACCGAGAACACCCTCGCCGACGGGGAGACCTACTCCGACGCCTCCGACGACGCCCCGACCGCCGCCCTCTCCTCCTCCGACGACCTCACCATCACGGGGACGGGCGAGCTCACCGTGACCGGCAGCTCCAACGACGGCATCTCCTCGAAGAACGGCCTCGTCATCCAGGGCGACACCACGATCACCGTGACCGCGGCGGACGACGGCATCGTCGGCAAGGACTACCTCCTCGTCTCCGGCGGCACCATCACCGCGGACGCGCAGGGCGACGGCCTCAAGTCCTCCGAGGACGACGACGAGACCAAGGGCTTCGTCCAGCTCGGCGAGGCCACCATCACCATCACCGCCGGCGACGACGGCGTCCAGGCCACCACCGACGTCACCGTCGACGGCACCACCCTCGACGTCACCGCCGGCGGCGGTCAGGAGAACGCCTCGACCACCGAGCAGGGCCCCGGCGGCATGGGAGGCGGCCAGAACGACTCGTCGTCGAGCAGCACCGACTCCTCGAGCAGCGACGACACCTCCAAGCCCAAGGGCATCGACGCAGGCGTCTCCTACACGCAGGACTCCGGCACCGTCACCCTCGACGCCGCCGACGAGGGCATCCAGTCCGCCTTCATCAACGTGGGTGGCGGCACGCTCGACATCGCCTCCGGCGACGACGGCATCAACGCCACCAACTCCGACTACACGATCGAGGGCTACGACAACGCCGGCTCCGAGGACGACGACGGCGCCTACGTCACCATCACGGGCGGCGAGGTCCAGATCGACAACGCCTCCTCCGACGGCATCGACTCCAACGGCTCGGCGAAGATCTCCGGCGGCGAGATCGCGATCATCGGCACCTACGGCTCGCCCGACGGCTCCGTCGACGTCAACGGCGACCTGTCCGCCGCGGGCACCAACATCACCGGCACCGTGGCCGAGGGCGACACCATCTCGGTGTCGAGCTCCGACGGCAGCTCCTGGGACCTGACCTCGGCGATCTCGGGCAGCTCCTTCACGATCCTGGGCCTGACCAGCGACACCACCTACACGGTGAGCACGACGTCGGGCGGCTCGACCTCGGTGACCGCCGCGGAGGTCACGGTGAGCGGCGGCGGCATGGGAGGCGGCCAGGGAGGCCCGGGCCAGCAGTACCAGTCCGGCCAGTCCGGCACCGACGGCGCCGACTCGTCCAGCAGCTCGTCGACCTCCGACACCAACAGCTGA
- a CDS encoding polyphosphate polymerase domain-containing protein: MHRHAAPARPATAPAASGAVPAPAASGAAPAPAASGSVPAPALTTDGVGPTSLDELNAAAGLLTRVDRKYLVPLDDTQRVVDAVADRSRVLEIDGRRGFPYSSTYFDTPALDSYLLSARKRRRRFKVRTRSYLDSGLTFLEVKTRGPRGATVKKRVPYSPDDADRLTPTGRDFVTACLIESGTATGDAARRLADALVPVMGTTYERTTLHLPDDEARATIDTDLVWTPLDTEGRRCGGSRRAGALAVVETKNPATPSPTDRLLWSVGHRPARVSKYATGMALLHPELPANKWHRVMSHDLAA; this comes from the coding sequence ATGCACCGCCACGCAGCACCCGCCCGCCCCGCCACCGCCCCGGCAGCATCCGGCGCCGTGCCCGCCCCGGCAGCATCCGGCGCCGCGCCCGCCCCGGCAGCATCCGGCTCCGTGCCCGCCCCGGCCCTGACCACCGACGGCGTCGGGCCCACGAGCCTCGACGAGCTCAACGCCGCCGCCGGCCTCCTCACCCGCGTCGACCGCAAGTACCTCGTCCCCCTGGACGACACGCAGCGGGTCGTCGACGCCGTCGCGGACCGCTCCCGCGTCCTCGAGATCGACGGCCGCCGCGGCTTCCCCTACTCCTCCACCTACTTCGACACGCCCGCGCTCGACTCCTACCTCCTGTCCGCGCGCAAGCGCCGTCGTCGCTTCAAGGTCCGCACCCGCTCCTACCTCGACTCCGGGCTCACCTTCCTCGAGGTCAAGACCCGCGGGCCGCGCGGCGCCACCGTCAAGAAGCGCGTCCCCTACTCCCCCGACGACGCCGACCGCCTCACCCCGACCGGCCGCGACTTCGTCACCGCCTGCCTCATTGAGTCCGGCACCGCCACCGGCGACGCCGCCCGGCGCCTCGCGGACGCCCTCGTCCCCGTCATGGGCACCACCTACGAGCGCACCACCCTCCACCTGCCCGACGACGAGGCCCGCGCCACCATCGACACCGACCTCGTCTGGACTCCCCTGGACACGGAGGGCCGTCGCTGCGGCGGGTCCCGGCGGGCCGGCGCGCTCGCCGTCGTCGAGACGAAGAACCCGGCGACCCCCTCCCCCACGGACAGGCTCCTGTGGTCGGTCGGGCACCGCCCCGCGCGTGTGTCCAAGTACGCCACCGGCATGGCGCTCCTCCACCCCGAGCTGCCCGCCAACAAGTGGCACCGGGTCATGAGCCACGATCTCGCGGCCTGA
- a CDS encoding glycoside hydrolase family 13 protein — protein sequence MTEQTRLETAHPEADPQQTPEQAPAAARDERAWWKDAVVYQVYPRSFADSDGNGVGDLKGVTSRVPYLKALGVDAVWLSPFYPSALADGGYDVDDYRDVAPEIGTLEDFDKMSAALHDAGIRLMVDLVPNHSSNRHRWFRAAMAGGPDAPERALYHVREGRGEHGEEPPSDWRSMFGGSIWERIDDVDDAGRPLTGPGTGRPYQWYLHVFAPEQPDLNWDNPAVREDFKETLRFWCDRGVDGFRVDVAPGMAKDISDLDRPWSEIPWWPLPEDGSHPMFDRNEVHDIYREWREVLDSYDPPRFAVAEAGVPAARRPLYAASAGQAFNFQMQDADFTAASFAWAIDAGLADEAASGSTTWVLGCHDVFRVASRYAFDMDTALAEAAAEHERERRARDGGEELDQAHDAVAEDDAYPAGHQLLTTRRWVLADGAEPTPDPVAGERRARAGALVIMALPGAMYVFQGDELGLPEVPDTPEDRLQDPIAFRNRAVEKGRDGCRVPLPWTESGSSHGFGPDGGAEPHLPQPAGWGSHAVDVEAADPESTLSLYREGLRLRRELWGASNRGELTWLQRDEQVLAFERGGLQCWTAFGADVELPAGEVLLSSAPVGAIEADDGTAVSVLPADATAWLRPAR from the coding sequence CCGCGCTCCTTCGCGGACTCCGACGGCAACGGCGTCGGCGACCTCAAGGGCGTCACCTCCCGCGTCCCCTACCTCAAGGCCCTCGGCGTCGACGCCGTCTGGCTCTCGCCCTTCTACCCCTCCGCGCTCGCGGACGGCGGCTACGACGTCGATGACTACCGCGACGTCGCCCCCGAGATCGGCACCCTCGAGGACTTCGACAAGATGTCCGCCGCCCTCCACGACGCCGGTATCCGCCTCATGGTGGACCTCGTCCCCAACCACTCCTCCAACCGCCACCGCTGGTTCCGCGCCGCCATGGCCGGCGGCCCCGACGCCCCCGAGCGCGCGCTCTACCACGTGCGCGAGGGCCGCGGCGAGCACGGCGAGGAGCCGCCCAGCGACTGGCGCTCCATGTTCGGCGGCTCCATCTGGGAGCGCATCGACGACGTCGACGACGCCGGCCGCCCCCTCACGGGCCCCGGCACCGGCCGTCCCTACCAGTGGTACCTCCACGTCTTCGCCCCCGAGCAGCCGGACCTGAACTGGGACAACCCGGCGGTGCGCGAGGACTTCAAGGAGACACTGCGCTTCTGGTGCGACCGTGGCGTGGACGGCTTCCGCGTCGACGTCGCCCCCGGCATGGCCAAGGACATCTCCGACCTCGACCGCCCCTGGTCCGAGATCCCGTGGTGGCCGCTGCCCGAGGACGGCTCCCACCCCATGTTCGACCGCAACGAGGTCCACGACATCTACCGCGAGTGGCGCGAGGTCCTCGACTCCTACGACCCGCCCCGCTTCGCCGTCGCCGAGGCCGGGGTCCCCGCCGCCCGCCGCCCCCTCTACGCGGCCAGCGCCGGCCAGGCCTTCAACTTCCAGATGCAGGACGCCGACTTCACCGCCGCCTCCTTCGCCTGGGCGATCGACGCCGGGCTCGCCGACGAGGCTGCGTCCGGCTCGACCACCTGGGTCCTGGGCTGCCACGACGTCTTCCGCGTCGCCTCCCGCTACGCCTTCGACATGGACACGGCCCTCGCCGAGGCCGCCGCCGAGCACGAGCGCGAGCGCCGCGCCCGTGACGGCGGCGAGGAGCTCGACCAGGCGCACGACGCCGTCGCCGAGGACGACGCCTACCCCGCCGGCCACCAGCTCCTCACCACCCGCCGCTGGGTGCTGGCCGACGGAGCCGAGCCGACGCCCGACCCGGTCGCCGGCGAGCGCCGCGCCCGTGCGGGGGCGCTCGTCATCATGGCCCTGCCGGGCGCCATGTACGTCTTCCAGGGCGACGAGCTCGGTCTGCCGGAGGTGCCCGACACCCCCGAGGACCGGCTCCAGGACCCCATCGCCTTCCGTAACCGCGCCGTCGAGAAGGGCCGCGACGGCTGCCGCGTCCCGCTTCCCTGGACCGAGTCCGGCTCCAGCCACGGCTTCGGGCCCGACGGCGGCGCCGAGCCCCACCTGCCCCAGCCTGCCGGCTGGGGATCGCACGCCGTCGACGTCGAGGCCGCCGACCCGGAGTCGACCCTCTCGCTCTACAGGGAGGGCCTGCGCCTGCGCCGCGAGCTGTGGGGAGCCTCGAACCGAGGTGAGCTCACCTGGCTGCAGCGCGACGAGCAGGTCCTCGCCTTCGAGCGCGGCGGCCTCCAGTGCTGGACCGCCTTCGGTGCCGACGTCGAGCTGCCCGCCGGTGAGGTGCTGCTCTCCAGCGCCCCGGTCGGCGCGATCGAGGCCGACGACGGCACCGCCGTGAGCGTCCTTCCCGCCGACGCGACCGCCTGGCTCCGCCCCGCCCGCTGA
- a CDS encoding PTS transporter subunit IIC: protein MGRPLDPEEKPAPSPAPPTTRSQPRARACAHRVLIEGLTGMAHGLFATLIIGTILTQVGAFLPGAPGHVALILGKVASAVTGAGIGLGTAHRLRADTFVLISAAVAGQVGALASGLLSGTVLVTADGVTALHLTGPGEPLGAFIAAYAAIEVGRLVSGRTPVDILLTPLATIGVGGAVGLLVGPPISRAMTALGEVVNWGTERQPLLMGIVVAVVMGVVLTLPISSAALGVILGLSGIAAGAATIGCTTQMVGFAVASFRENRWAGLLAQGLGTSMLQVPNIVRHPLIWVPPTLASAILGPVATLVLHMESNAVGSGMGSAGLVGQIMTWQVMSGTVPAGRLLATIVLFHVVAPAALTLAISELMRARGWIRPGDMALARA from the coding sequence ATGGGCCGCCCGCTCGACCCCGAGGAGAAACCCGCGCCCTCCCCCGCTCCCCCGACCACCCGTTCCCAACCCCGCGCCCGCGCCTGCGCCCACCGCGTCCTCATCGAGGGGCTCACCGGCATGGCGCACGGCCTGTTCGCCACCCTCATCATCGGCACGATCCTCACCCAGGTCGGCGCCTTCCTCCCCGGCGCCCCCGGCCACGTCGCCCTCATCCTGGGCAAGGTCGCCTCCGCCGTCACGGGCGCCGGCATCGGCCTGGGCACCGCTCACCGTCTCCGCGCCGACACCTTCGTCCTCATCTCGGCCGCCGTCGCCGGCCAGGTCGGTGCGCTCGCCTCCGGCCTCCTGTCCGGCACCGTGCTCGTGACCGCCGACGGCGTCACCGCCCTCCACCTCACCGGCCCCGGCGAGCCGCTCGGCGCCTTCATCGCCGCCTACGCCGCGATCGAGGTCGGCCGCCTCGTCTCCGGACGCACGCCCGTCGACATCCTCCTCACCCCGCTCGCCACCATCGGCGTGGGCGGCGCGGTCGGGCTCCTCGTCGGCCCACCGATCTCCCGGGCCATGACCGCCCTGGGCGAGGTGGTCAACTGGGGCACCGAGCGACAGCCGCTCCTCATGGGGATCGTCGTCGCCGTCGTCATGGGCGTCGTCCTCACCCTGCCGATCTCGTCCGCCGCCCTCGGGGTCATCCTCGGGCTGTCCGGGATCGCGGCCGGGGCCGCCACCATCGGCTGCACCACCCAGATGGTCGGCTTCGCCGTCGCCTCCTTCCGGGAGAACCGCTGGGCCGGGCTGCTCGCGCAGGGACTCGGCACCTCCATGCTCCAGGTCCCCAACATCGTGCGCCACCCGCTCATCTGGGTCCCGCCCACCCTCGCCTCCGCGATCCTCGGCCCCGTCGCCACCCTCGTGCTCCACATGGAGTCCAACGCGGTGGGGTCGGGGATGGGCTCGGCCGGACTCGTCGGCCAGATCATGACCTGGCAGGTCATGAGCGGAACCGTCCCGGCCGGACGCCTCCTGGCCACCATCGTCCTGTTCCACGTGGTCGCCCCCGCCGCGCTCACCCTCGCGATCAGTGAGCTCATGCGCGCACGCGGCTGGATCCGCCCCGGGGACATGGCCCTGGCGCGAGCCTGA